From Coturnix japonica isolate 7356 chromosome 3, Coturnix japonica 2.1, whole genome shotgun sequence, the proteins below share one genomic window:
- the LOC107311911 gene encoding uncharacterized protein LOC107311911, with protein MVVDSFLLISSLLLVAGVTLLTTSWRRQGSDRRRQWWGLWQHVVALMSGAESQAGRHRSRLCRPRGSRLQASRRQGSPIVPHLIQPGKTRPWLPGSPCSSLFMNTGTANSMGKPGRLPGLDQRPQLLVAHGTPRSLHHRSRPGSGFKDLPPEISNCTKPPVKGMIFQEGLVQTEERKRWWEYKTKRPVWPMRPSALPKGHKEAGAAARSSQGPALSLEKKAGSKTETCQPSNSGFIDKRSSEKSDRLAMERLYQQLLVSLKRPKTNNDGQQQVGQRN; from the exons TTCCTGGCGCCGGCAG GGTTCTGACCGGCGCCGGCAATGGTGGGGATTGTGGCAGCATGTGGTAGCACTGATGTCAG GTGCTGAGAGTCAGGCAGGCAGGCACAGGAGCCGCCTGTGCAGGCCACGTGGCTCCCGGCTCCAAGCATCACGAAGGCAGGGCAGTCCTATCGTGCCCCATCTCATCCAGCCAGGGAAGACCCGGCCTTGGTTGCCAGGCAGTCCTTGCTCCTCTCTTTTCATGAACACTGGTACTGCGAACTCCATGGGGAAACCCGGCAGGCTTCCTGGACTGGACCAGCGCCCACAGCTTCTGGTGGCACATGGGACCCCCAGGTCTCTCCATCACCGTTCAAGGCCTGGCAGTGGATTTAAAGACCTGCCACCTGAGATCTCCAACTGCACAAAGCCACCGGTGAAGGGGATGATCTTTCAGGAGGGCCTTGttcaaacagaagagagaaaacgCTGGTGGGAATACAAGACCAAGAGGCCTGTTTGGCCTATGCGCCCCTCAGCGCTTCCTAAAGGGCACAaggaagcaggagcagcagcaagatCATCCCAGGGACCAGCCTTGAGCCTGGAGAAAAAAGCAGGCAGCAAAACTGAAACCTGCCAGCCCTCCAACTCTGGCTTCATTGACAAGAGAAGCTCAGAGAAATCAGACAGGCTTGCTATGGAAAGGCTGtaccagcagctcctggtgtcCCTGAAAAGGCCCAAGACTAACAACGATGGTCAACAACAAGTCGGACAGCGGAACTGA